A genome region from Geodermatophilus bullaregiensis includes the following:
- a CDS encoding DUF998 domain-containing protein, translating to MRRIAGGALAWLLTLQFFVVETVVQLRAGLPYSRSADVVSALGDATWPGSALMNASFVVQAGLIGAGAVALLPALRGRAARPAVALLGTAALGVLLVGVFPRLTSPSLHTAGAALYLVGGGLGLIALAYAVRPWSEALGTTLALLGLFGTAMTVFYGAGVVGFLGEGGTERAAAYVLPVGLALAGPTLWRFTRTRTRPTPDADRPSRREQKARQREQERDARARAAAERDDALEAAGRRSAATPERPAAPAAPVTRTAADDRADDRADDDLDPEDPWADPRRRRGQ from the coding sequence ATGAGACGGATCGCCGGGGGTGCCCTCGCCTGGCTGCTGACGCTGCAGTTCTTCGTCGTCGAGACGGTCGTCCAGCTGCGCGCCGGCCTGCCCTACTCCCGCTCGGCCGACGTCGTCAGCGCGCTCGGCGACGCCACCTGGCCCGGCTCGGCGCTGATGAACGCCTCCTTCGTCGTGCAGGCCGGTCTCATCGGCGCCGGCGCGGTGGCCCTGCTCCCCGCGCTCCGCGGCAGGGCGGCGCGCCCGGCGGTGGCGCTGCTGGGGACGGCGGCGCTCGGCGTGCTGCTGGTCGGCGTCTTCCCGCGGCTGACCTCCCCGTCGCTGCACACCGCCGGCGCCGCCCTGTACCTCGTGGGCGGCGGGCTGGGGCTGATCGCGCTGGCCTACGCCGTCCGGCCGTGGTCGGAGGCGCTGGGCACCACGCTGGCGCTGCTCGGCCTGTTCGGGACGGCGATGACCGTCTTCTACGGCGCCGGGGTGGTCGGGTTCCTCGGCGAGGGCGGCACCGAGCGGGCCGCGGCCTACGTGCTGCCGGTCGGGCTGGCGCTGGCCGGGCCGACGCTGTGGCGGTTCACCCGCACCCGCACCCGCCCGACGCCCGACGCCGACCGCCCCTCCCGCCGGGAGCAGAAGGCGCGGCAGCGGGAGCAGGAGCGCGACGCCCGGGCCCGCGCCGCCGCCGAGCGCGACGACGCCCTCGAGGCCGCCGGCCGCCGGTCCGCGGCGACGCCGGAGCGCCCCGCCGCGCCGGCCGCGCCGGTGACCCGCACCGCCGCCGACGACCGCGCCGACGACCGCGCCGACGACGACCTCGACCCCGAGGACCCCTGGGCCGATCCCCGCCGGCGCCGCGGGCAGTAG
- a CDS encoding pyridoxamine 5'-phosphate oxidase family protein, which translates to MTAAETGPTLEELPADECHRLLATQEIGRLTVNAEHHPLVVPVTYAMDGTTIVIRTSPGTKLAAADHANVTFEVDESTRAPAAAGACWSAA; encoded by the coding sequence ATGACCGCCGCGGAGACCGGACCCACGCTGGAGGAGCTCCCCGCCGACGAGTGCCACCGGCTCCTGGCCACCCAGGAGATCGGCCGGCTCACGGTCAACGCCGAGCACCACCCGCTGGTCGTCCCGGTCACCTACGCGATGGACGGCACGACGATCGTCATCCGCACCTCGCCGGGCACCAAGCTGGCCGCGGCCGACCACGCCAACGTCACCTTCGAGGTCGACGAATCGACCCGCGCACCCGCAGCGGCTGGAGCGTGCTGGTCCGCGGCGTAG
- a CDS encoding EamA family transporter gives MAGRGLPAAAGGRPGRRLRRGAADRPGRARRRGGPGRRGAVPGRGGHLRGRRGGAGAGAAPAAAAAGHAHRLRDRRGPLPAVGRRPGAGAAAAPASSVLGTVYPGVVPTALAFSTWASALARTPAGRLGVTTYLVPPLVVLPSWLLLDEVPPALAVAGGAVCLAGVALARSRGRVRRPAPAVAGAEVGTAAWR, from the coding sequence GTGGCTGGGCGAGGGCTTCCCGCGGCGGCTGGTGGCCGGCCTGGTCGTCGCCTTCGCCGGGGTGCTGCTGATCGGCCTGGCCGGGCGCGACGGCGGGGCGGACCTGGCCGGCGTGGTGCTGTGCCTGGTCGCGGCGGTCACCTACGCGGTCGGCGTGGTGGCGCAGGAGCCGGTGCTGCGCCGGCTGCCGCCGCTGCAGGTCACGCTCACCGCCTGCGCGATCGGCGCGGTCCGCTGCCTGCCGTGGGCCGGCGTCCTGGCGCAGGAGCGGCCGCGGCGCCGGCGTCGTCGGTGCTCGGGACGGTCTACCCCGGTGTCGTGCCGACGGCGCTGGCGTTCAGCACGTGGGCCTCCGCGCTGGCGCGGACCCCGGCCGGCCGGCTCGGCGTCACCACCTACCTGGTGCCGCCGCTGGTGGTGCTGCCGTCGTGGCTGCTGCTCGACGAGGTGCCGCCCGCGCTCGCGGTCGCCGGTGGCGCCGTCTGCCTCGCCGGGGTGGCCCTGGCGCGCAGCCGCGGGCGGGTGCGCAGGCCGGCGCCGGCGGTGGCCGGGGCCGAGGTCGGGACCGCGGCCTGGAGGTAG
- a CDS encoding SDR family oxidoreductase — protein sequence MDVLVTGGSGQLGRALVPALQGAGHRVRQMSRRGTGPGGVRGDLATGRDLAQATAGAELVVHAASDPRGDPWQVDVAGTRRLVQALDRGRLQHLVYVSIVGVDRVPYGYYRAKFAAEQVLLASGLPVTLVRITQFHTFVDEMLATARRGPVLPVPMSWQAAPVDVAEAAGFLAEVAGRPATGDVVEFGGPEVLTAADLARAWAAAREPGVHVVATPLPGRLSAAFREGGVLPGPRAERGRRTYAEHLRA from the coding sequence GTGGACGTACTGGTCACCGGAGGCAGTGGTCAGCTGGGCCGTGCGCTGGTCCCCGCGCTGCAGGGCGCGGGGCACCGGGTGCGGCAGATGTCGCGCCGCGGGACGGGGCCGGGCGGGGTGCGCGGCGACCTCGCCACCGGCCGCGACCTCGCGCAGGCGACGGCCGGGGCGGAGCTGGTGGTGCACGCCGCCAGCGACCCGCGCGGGGACCCCTGGCAGGTCGACGTCGCCGGCACCCGCCGGCTGGTGCAGGCGCTCGACCGCGGCCGGCTGCAGCACCTGGTGTACGTCTCGATCGTCGGCGTCGACCGGGTCCCCTACGGCTACTACCGGGCCAAGTTCGCCGCCGAGCAGGTGCTCCTGGCCTCCGGACTGCCGGTGACGCTGGTCCGGATCACGCAGTTCCACACCTTCGTCGACGAGATGCTCGCCACCGCCCGCCGCGGGCCGGTGCTGCCGGTGCCGATGAGCTGGCAGGCCGCGCCGGTCGACGTCGCCGAGGCCGCCGGCTTCCTGGCCGAGGTGGCCGGACGGCCGGCCACCGGTGACGTCGTCGAGTTCGGCGGGCCGGAGGTGCTGACGGCGGCCGACCTGGCGCGGGCGTGGGCGGCCGCCCGCGAGCCGGGCGTGCACGTGGTCGCCACGCCGCTGCCCGGCCGGCTCAGCGCGGCCTTCCGCGAGGGTGGCGTGCTGCCCGGGCCGCGCGCCGAGCGGGGACGGCGCACCTACGCCGAGCACCTCCGCGCCTGA